A single window of Mycoplasma bradburyae DNA harbors:
- the rpoE gene encoding DNA-directed RNA polymerase subunit delta, which yields MASLIDKAYEVAQKNFAKKGFSFNDLWKLVVKQENLNKKDAQDLMGAFYTDLIQDTRFVYMGDQKWLIKSMMLHDEWVKLSETLHNQQEYLEEGYEHIKVEVEVDESSPEISNEGEESSLIDDNIIVDSTEEDN from the coding sequence ATGGCTTCATTAATTGATAAGGCTTACGAAGTAGCCCAAAAAAACTTTGCTAAAAAAGGTTTTAGCTTTAACGACTTATGAAAATTAGTAGTTAAACAAGAAAACTTAAATAAAAAAGATGCTCAAGACTTGATGGGAGCATTCTATACTGATTTAATTCAAGACACCAGATTCGTATATATGGGTGATCAAAAATGATTAATTAAATCAATGATGCTTCATGATGAATGAGTTAAATTATCAGAAACCCTTCATAACCAACAAGAGTACTTAGAAGAAGGTTATGAACACATCAAGGTTGAAGTAGAAGTAGATGAATCATCACCTGAAATTAGTAACGAAGGTGAAGAATCATCATTAATCGATGACAACATTATTGTAGATTCAACAGAGGAAGATAACTAA
- the mip gene encoding Ig-specific serine endopeptidase MIP, translating into MPKAKLKKIKYLFTLLSASSIIVASCKNENSDNSSKKSEDKKSENKDNMNPNEGNIDGGGDFVGNNDPVSVPNTEIVGNLFDGDGPDAKRKIVDRYQNYDAYVNVNNVNSARGNNKTEERSTPDAGVTNPFDIPEAKLKAYDEKAKKLGLPTYRDAFGYNFFLPDIDENGEIVQGKLVKRKDQWGPNLIPSYNTGLLDGVNFKNLDDKEGFLGLPRTILNDKYRKFSRTVYSFQFSNDYPDRNRSEEINSYSDEKKIELKLQSHFGTTWIFDYKLEDDPKKYPTTWYFASNLHVLENLLLPDIAGTTNDFRGFENRQYEARTNFANLTFVNSWNQDATPTGSRFATAQFNAITTITDRQGPGFESNKEITDDEKFNKISTPYVRVALDPKNIKPIFLGNDFLKESSTPKFDGAYKDAQTMIDFGVVEIKFNSEQIAKWVTGNYANWEEKDKYKFATTSLLNDETYKNLKKNDIYAIGYPNSYDDYKIRYAGADGMNILAGKENVSYWINKSGNYYNNARPIGELAKYKDVGGDLSWSNTRTFANKPGVTDLLLSYSSFGGQPNVYSRMPYVNTGLGYMLDNFIPAGGSSGTRVIDGEGNIRGILYGVAKSSTSGYVTALRSEGMDYQGLYGGYNLPQYDVIFGGGKDQKDSYLDQMKKRNPNVKTYLFPNGITNAQIPAEYQFANTPAVATPASAPAAGNQE; encoded by the coding sequence ATGCCAAAAGCTAAATTAAAAAAGATTAAATACTTATTTACTTTATTATCTGCAAGCTCGATTATCGTAGCTAGTTGTAAGAATGAAAATTCAGATAATTCAAGTAAAAAATCAGAAGATAAAAAATCAGAAAATAAAGACAACATGAACCCTAACGAAGGTAATATCGATGGGGGCGGAGATTTTGTTGGTAACAACGATCCAGTATCTGTACCAAATACTGAAATAGTAGGTAATTTGTTTGACGGTGATGGGCCTGATGCTAAAAGAAAGATTGTAGATAGATATCAAAACTACGATGCTTACGTTAATGTTAATAACGTAAACTCTGCTCGTGGTAATAATAAAACTGAAGAAAGATCAACTCCGGATGCAGGTGTAACAAATCCGTTTGATATTCCAGAAGCAAAACTAAAAGCATATGACGAAAAAGCTAAGAAGTTAGGTTTACCTACATACCGTGATGCTTTTGGTTATAATTTCTTTTTACCTGATATTGATGAAAATGGTGAAATAGTTCAAGGTAAATTAGTTAAAAGAAAAGATCAATGAGGACCTAATTTAATTCCTTCATATAATACTGGTCTTTTAGATGGTGTTAATTTTAAAAATTTAGATGATAAAGAAGGATTTTTAGGATTACCTAGAACTATTCTTAATGATAAGTATCGAAAGTTCTCTAGAACAGTTTATTCTTTCCAGTTTTCAAATGACTATCCAGACAGAAATAGAAGCGAAGAGATTAATAGTTACTCTGATGAAAAGAAAATAGAACTTAAACTTCAGTCTCACTTTGGAACAACTTGAATTTTTGACTATAAATTAGAGGATGATCCTAAAAAATACCCTACAACTTGATACTTTGCTAGTAACCTACATGTTCTAGAAAATTTATTGTTACCAGATATTGCAGGAACCACTAATGATTTCAGAGGGTTCGAAAACAGACAATACGAAGCAAGAACTAACTTTGCTAACCTAACATTTGTTAACTCTTGAAATCAAGATGCTACTCCAACAGGTTCAAGATTTGCTACCGCTCAATTTAATGCCATAACTACAATTACAGATAGACAAGGTCCAGGTTTTGAATCTAATAAAGAGATTACCGATGATGAAAAATTCAATAAGATAAGCACTCCATATGTTAGAGTTGCTCTTGATCCTAAAAATATCAAACCAATATTCTTAGGTAATGATTTCTTAAAAGAAAGTTCTACTCCTAAATTTGACGGTGCATATAAAGATGCACAAACAATGATTGATTTTGGTGTAGTTGAAATCAAATTTAATAGCGAACAAATCGCTAAATGAGTAACAGGCAATTACGCTAATTGAGAAGAAAAAGATAAATACAAATTCGCTACTACATCATTGTTAAATGATGAAACATATAAAAACCTAAAGAAAAACGACATTTACGCAATAGGTTATCCAAACTCATACGACGATTACAAAATCAGATATGCAGGAGCTGATGGTATGAATATTTTAGCTGGTAAGGAAAATGTTTCATATTGAATTAACAAGTCAGGAAATTATTACAATAACGCTAGACCTATTGGTGAATTAGCTAAATATAAAGATGTTGGTGGTGACTTAAGTTGATCTAATACTAGAACATTTGCTAACAAACCAGGTGTAACAGATCTATTATTAAGTTATTCTTCATTCGGTGGACAACCTAATGTTTATTCTAGAATGCCATATGTAAACACTGGTTTAGGTTATATGTTAGATAACTTTATTCCTGCTGGTGGTTCTTCAGGTACTAGAGTAATTGATGGTGAAGGTAATATTAGAGGTATCTTATATGGTGTTGCTAAATCATCTACTTCTGGATATGTAACAGCTCTAAGAAGTGAAGGTATGGATTACCAAGGCTTATATGGTGGTTACAATTTACCTCAATATGATGTAATTTTTGGTGGTGGTAAGGATCAAAAAGATTCTTACTTAGATCAAATGAAGAAGAGAAACCCTAATGTTAAAACATACTTATTCCCTAATGGAATAACAAATGCCCAAATCCCTGCTGAATATCAATTCGCTAATACTCCAGCAGTCGCAACTCCAGCTAGTGCTCCTGCTGCTGGTAACCAAGAATAA
- the mip gene encoding Ig-specific serine endopeptidase MIP: protein MKKWTKYLALFLGSSIIVSSCKTEKSDDSTSNKSGESSDGSNKPNKPSTSSGSSSGSTDSQPANPNDPNLYSLAANIDNIDTFIQPKNQWTNKVENNQREVADQYENYSAANNFVNYYLYNNRLTQKPSFWLKDRADRAHVSPFSLTKDQLKAINAKAKSINQPLYQDAYAYGFNLPGINKQTKALDNSIDVVNDTNSTVSIPYYSNSGKRFASKNTGKGWLIANDKYQQLSKITYSIRISNIISETEVKQDNSSHVSPNPATNTGNWSGTAWLLDYDLPTQTGKYPTTWYLASNFHVLQHLQLANDNQALIRNNKAKTSKIELFQLDQTRLQKGQEIKPEKSQGIYFKDPYLKVTEVDPNNVKTVVLGNDAIKQKTSTFTNDTNYKAAQTLLDFGVIRVTFKSEEEARSVTNGYAEWSDADKFKPAKYSYLEDEKYKSLPANDLYAFGLPPSKGDGILDRRVYGNIENLRTPWINKSSRTDGVKEGGGDLSWTVTQRSFVNKPGVTDIFLTLPRIGGNNNFYRVNEQNFTHNGLGYLVDHYAVPPGGSGSPLVNSKNEIVGLIFAADDVINTGTALAIHSGGYDYQGYYGSYNLPKYDLIYGTGDDSQTKSYHQGLKLINQGQNVNTWLFH from the coding sequence ATGAAAAAATGAACTAAATATCTTGCTTTGTTTTTAGGATCTTCGATTATTGTTAGTTCGTGTAAAACTGAAAAAAGTGATGATTCTACATCAAATAAATCTGGCGAATCTAGTGATGGTTCTAATAAACCAAATAAACCAAGTACATCATCTGGATCATCATCTGGTTCAACTGATAGTCAACCAGCAAATCCAAACGATCCTAACCTTTATTCGTTAGCTGCTAATATCGATAATATTGATACTTTTATTCAACCAAAAAATCAATGAACTAACAAGGTTGAAAACAATCAAAGAGAAGTAGCTGATCAGTATGAAAACTACAGCGCAGCTAACAATTTTGTTAACTATTATCTATATAATAATAGATTAACTCAAAAGCCAAGCTTTTGATTAAAAGACCGAGCAGATAGAGCGCATGTTAGTCCTTTTAGTTTAACTAAAGATCAACTTAAAGCAATCAATGCGAAAGCTAAATCAATCAATCAACCACTTTATCAAGATGCTTATGCTTATGGTTTTAATTTACCAGGAATAAACAAACAAACCAAAGCATTAGATAATAGCATTGATGTAGTGAATGATACTAACTCAACGGTTAGTATTCCTTATTACAGTAATAGCGGTAAAAGATTTGCTAGCAAAAATACTGGTAAAGGTTGATTGATAGCTAATGATAAATACCAACAATTATCTAAGATTACTTATTCAATTAGAATAAGTAATATCATAAGTGAAACTGAAGTAAAACAAGATAATTCTAGTCACGTTTCACCTAACCCAGCAACCAATACAGGGAATTGAAGTGGTACTGCGTGGTTATTAGATTATGATTTACCAACTCAAACAGGTAAATACCCAACCACATGATATTTAGCTAGCAACTTCCACGTATTACAACACTTACAATTAGCTAATGATAACCAAGCTTTAATTCGTAATAACAAAGCTAAAACTTCTAAGATCGAACTGTTCCAGTTGGATCAAACTAGATTACAAAAAGGACAAGAAATTAAACCTGAAAAATCTCAAGGAATATATTTCAAGGATCCTTATTTAAAGGTAACGGAAGTAGATCCTAACAATGTTAAAACAGTAGTTTTAGGTAATGATGCTATTAAACAAAAAACTAGTACATTTACCAATGATACAAATTATAAAGCTGCGCAAACATTATTAGATTTCGGTGTAATTCGTGTTACTTTTAAAAGCGAAGAAGAAGCAAGATCAGTAACTAATGGATATGCTGAATGAAGTGATGCCGATAAATTCAAACCTGCTAAATATTCTTATTTAGAAGATGAAAAATATAAATCATTACCAGCTAATGACTTATACGCATTCGGATTACCGCCATCAAAAGGTGATGGAATCTTAGATAGAAGAGTTTATGGAAATATTGAAAATTTAAGAACTCCTTGAATTAACAAATCTTCTAGAACAGATGGTGTTAAAGAAGGTGGTGGCGATTTATCTTGAACAGTAACACAAAGATCATTTGTAAACAAACCAGGGGTTACAGATATATTCTTAACTCTTCCAAGAATCGGTGGAAACAATAATTTCTATAGAGTAAACGAACAAAACTTTACTCATAACGGTTTAGGATATTTAGTTGATCATTATGCAGTACCTCCTGGTGGAAGTGGTTCGCCATTAGTTAATTCTAAAAATGAAATTGTTGGATTAATTTTTGCAGCAGATGACGTAATCAATACAGGAACTGCTCTAGCAATCCATTCAGGTGGATATGATTATCAAGGATATTATGGTAGTTACAATTTACCTAAATATGATTTGATTTATGGAACAGGTGATGATAGTCAAACTAAATCATATCACCAAGGATTAAAACTAATAAACCAAGGTCAAAACGTTAACACTTGATTATTTCATTAA
- a CDS encoding MSC_0618 family F1-like ATPase beta subunit, with product MIGHITKIWNNVVEATFKKEELPKVDYVLTLHNNTCVLLVKRIIDDTSVRAIVIYQKQNIKVGDEVVNTNDTLKVPVGQNAKNNIYDISGVPLLSERAKNIKYIQMNSTIKKEKKIYSKHEILETGIKAIDFFMPILKGHNLGILGGAGVGKTVLMKEIIFNSSKSNKTKKNSSIFIGSGERSREGVELYQELEQSNLMKDSMMFISKMDESPGARMSIVPYGITAAEYLRDVEKEDVLLFIDNIFRFIQAGNEVAPALNKKPITGGYQATLDTEVSNVEDRLYATEDGSITSFQTLFLPMDDLADPSAVSIFSNLDGSLVLSREQTSKNIFPAFDPLASSSSSVSPDIIGQRHYDAIIEVKSILQKYHDLEDVILILGIDELDKDNKIIVKKALQLQNFFTQNFFVAEAFTKAKGVYVPLQDTLESVIRIIEGKYLNQSPEIFSFIGSNLDIPTDEELNLNKVDL from the coding sequence ATGATTGGACATATTACTAAAATTTGAAATAACGTTGTTGAAGCAACATTCAAAAAAGAAGAATTACCTAAAGTAGATTACGTATTAACTTTACACAACAATACTTGCGTGTTATTGGTAAAAAGAATTATTGATGATACTAGTGTAAGAGCTATTGTTATTTATCAAAAACAAAATATTAAAGTAGGTGATGAAGTAGTTAATACTAATGATACCTTAAAAGTTCCTGTAGGTCAAAACGCTAAAAATAATATCTATGATATTTCAGGTGTTCCTTTATTAAGTGAGAGAGCTAAGAATATTAAATATATTCAAATGAACTCAACCATTAAGAAGGAAAAGAAGATTTATTCTAAACATGAGATTTTAGAAACAGGAATTAAAGCAATTGATTTCTTCATGCCGATCTTAAAAGGACACAACTTAGGAATTCTAGGTGGTGCTGGGGTTGGTAAAACTGTATTGATGAAAGAGATCATCTTTAACTCATCTAAATCAAATAAAACTAAAAAGAACTCATCTATCTTTATTGGTTCAGGTGAACGTAGTCGTGAAGGGGTTGAATTATACCAAGAATTAGAACAATCTAACTTGATGAAAGATTCTATGATGTTTATCTCTAAAATGGATGAATCACCAGGTGCTAGAATGTCGATCGTTCCTTATGGAATTACGGCTGCTGAATACTTAAGAGATGTTGAAAAAGAAGATGTTTTATTATTCATCGATAATATCTTCAGATTTATTCAAGCTGGTAACGAAGTGGCTCCAGCTTTAAATAAGAAACCAATTACTGGAGGTTACCAAGCAACATTAGATACAGAAGTATCAAATGTTGAAGACCGTTTATATGCGACAGAAGATGGATCAATTACTTCATTCCAAACATTATTCTTACCAATGGACGATTTAGCTGACCCTTCTGCTGTATCAATCTTTAGTAACCTTGACGGTTCATTAGTATTATCACGTGAACAAACATCAAAAAATATCTTCCCAGCTTTTGACCCGTTAGCTTCTTCATCTTCATCAGTATCTCCAGACATCATTGGTCAAAGACACTATGATGCGATCATTGAAGTTAAAAGTATCTTGCAAAAATACCACGATCTAGAAGACGTTATTCTTATCTTAGGTATTGATGAACTTGATAAGGATAATAAGATCATCGTTAAGAAAGCATTACAATTACAAAATTTCTTTACCCAAAACTTCTTCGTAGCTGAAGCATTTACTAAAGCTAAAGGTGTTTATGTTCCATTACAAGATACTCTAGAATCAGTTATCAGAATTATTGAAGGTAAATACTTAAATCAATCACCTGAAATTTTCTCATTCATCGGTTCTAATTTAGATATTCCAACTGATGAAGAATTAAATCTAAATAAAGTTGATCTTTAA
- a CDS encoding MSC_0619 family F1-like ATPase alpha subunit: MNPKIIAALDYVIQVEGQFEYQQNQVFTIKNKPDFRAMVISATKNTAFLIVDVSNANFEIGDEIIPTTHDTNVRTTKQYFGNIIDIDGNILYPKKYKPEFAANSLSSNAFSTSRNLLEVNRLNEQLYTGIMAIDLLIPIGKGQRELIIGDRGTGKTHMALNAIINQTIRKTNVKCIYVSIGQKRQNVADVYETLKKHGALENTIIIDAPATNSYHQYLAPYVAMAHAENISHFQDVLVIFDDLSKHANIYREMSLLVNRPVGKEAFPGDIFFSHASVLERAGKFADRKSITCLPIVKTVNNDITSLIASNLISITDGQIVTNTDLFANGILPAINIDLSVSRTGSAVQSRVIAKVASQINKKYRAYKRQSKLWTLKYDLNEETADLISKGKAIEQLFIQKGFSPYTERFMLLITKLIIWGTLRKVGNKEQEALSFINALIDTDPIAKWIYEHLESGQDFNEELMRNFFEYSLSQYFKYREYDFEMQVDKKFIDFKPEELQAIVDNMKGVL; the protein is encoded by the coding sequence ATGAATCCTAAAATAATTGCTGCTTTAGATTATGTTATTCAAGTTGAAGGTCAATTTGAATACCAACAAAACCAAGTATTTACTATTAAAAACAAACCAGATTTTAGAGCAATGGTAATTAGTGCTACTAAAAACACTGCTTTCTTAATCGTTGATGTAAGTAATGCTAACTTTGAAATTGGTGATGAAATCATCCCAACAACCCACGATACCAATGTAAGAACTACAAAACAATACTTTGGTAATATTATTGATATTGACGGAAACATTTTATACCCTAAAAAGTATAAGCCTGAGTTTGCTGCTAACTCTTTATCATCTAATGCGTTTTCTACTTCTAGAAACCTTTTAGAAGTTAATCGTTTAAATGAACAACTATACACAGGGATTATGGCGATTGACCTATTAATTCCTATTGGTAAAGGTCAAAGAGAATTAATTATTGGTGACAGGGGTACTGGTAAAACTCACATGGCACTTAATGCCATTATCAACCAAACAATTCGTAAGACTAATGTTAAATGTATTTATGTTTCAATTGGTCAAAAACGCCAAAACGTTGCTGATGTTTATGAGACACTTAAAAAACATGGCGCTTTAGAAAATACGATTATTATCGATGCTCCTGCTACGAATTCTTATCACCAATATTTAGCTCCTTATGTAGCTATGGCGCACGCTGAAAACATTTCACACTTCCAAGATGTCTTAGTAATATTTGACGATTTATCTAAACACGCCAACATTTATCGTGAAATGTCATTATTAGTTAACCGTCCAGTAGGTAAAGAAGCTTTCCCTGGGGATATCTTCTTTAGCCATGCTTCAGTTCTTGAAAGAGCAGGTAAATTTGCTGACCGTAAATCAATTACTTGTTTACCAATTGTTAAAACAGTTAACAACGATATTACTTCATTAATTGCTTCTAACTTAATTTCAATTACTGACGGACAGATCGTAACTAATACTGATTTATTTGCTAACGGGATCTTACCAGCGATCAACATTGATTTATCAGTATCTCGTACGGGTAGTGCAGTACAATCTAGAGTTATTGCTAAAGTCGCTTCACAAATCAACAAGAAATACCGTGCTTATAAACGTCAAAGTAAATTATGAACTCTTAAGTATGATTTAAACGAAGAAACAGCTGATTTAATTAGTAAAGGTAAAGCGATTGAACAACTGTTTATTCAAAAAGGGTTCTCTCCATATACTGAACGTTTCATGTTATTAATTACCAAGTTAATCATCTGAGGAACACTTAGAAAAGTTGGTAACAAAGAACAAGAAGCATTATCATTTATTAATGCTTTAATTGATACTGATCCAATTGCTAAATGAATTTATGAACATCTAGAATCAGGACAAGACTTCAACGAAGAATTAATGCGTAATTTCTTTGAGTATTCATTATCACAATACTTCAAGTACAGAGAATACGATTTCGAAATGCAAGTAGATAAGAAGTTTATTGATTTCAAACCAGAAGAATTACAAGCGATTGTAGATAACATGAAAGGTGTTTTATAA
- a CDS encoding MSC_0620 family F1-like ATPase-associated subunit, which translates to MKNKTNLKRLIYLKFGLLVPTLFVSTLGGVVSNNTKPIDFNLIKHDITLDPNVPTIPNPDDVVEKQPGSENADNPQEQPRMPANLEELKKSIDQKISGKIGEFIDGLAKAIEDRINAVKNNTSFSFQEKFNRNLYYSLVQAFFQSNKEMIKSDPSKYGLDIVFPYVLSNDATFHKGTIVFNNKTYDNKIWGSVANKTDYKKQITGEGNSITPDSDASKATVNNTTSQEEGDMTLKTYFDALSKETSKIFFNDDDLPEVDKDYEVTGKVVDSKGGVFSDAPKNFKSWDEYIISKIRPRFIDFDLEQNKDPAQQEEMNQQQPPAVENILPPSVPVDGEPVPTNPKELIENIPRYTPKVRGLYSTLSASAFLNRFNSFNRNNKSSNFFYFENPINTRFKYEVTGLSMDNRSLSATVKIQDAVKPEVTATYTKKLDTINLSGDLQKINENKELAYPVIQETFLRFYKSVGLDAKLNYGDATKLYVEPQTIFQMVYLAMKSIEKREFKNDFNIILSRSIGFSAEQATSYFLNFLRNQVVNRQFLYWQQISEMYKRIFVAFIRDFNKEELKPKLLELLKENKVTPDKFNQSFAEARRRLLKLDSLAKQTLGSPINHFNNLVTEIIQLNNILKPFNLVYDKISDQNKNNADGEKDLTAALKSFSRDIDNILIDSKARTNPFLIILVIFLALISISLYGFYFMQLAFNKTRQINKLNKPLIITVLTIASIALVSTLLIALKIIGVF; encoded by the coding sequence ATGAAAAATAAAACCAATTTAAAAAGATTGATTTATTTAAAATTCGGATTATTAGTTCCTACTCTATTCGTTTCAACGCTTGGGGGTGTAGTTAGCAACAACACTAAACCCATCGATTTTAATCTAATCAAACACGATATTACATTAGATCCTAATGTTCCTACTATTCCCAATCCTGATGATGTTGTAGAAAAACAACCTGGTTCAGAAAATGCTGACAACCCACAAGAACAACCGAGAATGCCAGCTAATCTTGAAGAACTTAAGAAAAGTATTGATCAAAAGATATCTGGAAAAATCGGTGAGTTTATTGACGGATTAGCTAAAGCGATTGAAGATAGAATCAACGCTGTTAAGAATAATACATCGTTTAGTTTCCAAGAAAAGTTTAATAGAAATCTTTATTACTCATTAGTTCAAGCTTTTTTCCAAAGTAATAAAGAAATGATTAAAAGTGATCCTTCTAAGTATGGTCTAGATATCGTTTTTCCGTATGTTTTATCAAATGATGCAACATTTCATAAAGGAACAATCGTATTCAACAATAAAACATATGATAACAAAATCTGAGGATCAGTAGCTAATAAAACAGACTATAAAAAACAAATTACGGGTGAAGGCAACTCAATAACCCCTGATTCAGACGCTTCTAAAGCGACAGTAAATAACACAACTTCTCAAGAAGAAGGGGATATGACTTTAAAAACATATTTTGATGCTTTATCTAAAGAAACTTCTAAGATCTTCTTTAATGATGATGACTTACCAGAAGTTGATAAAGACTATGAAGTAACTGGTAAAGTAGTTGATTCTAAAGGTGGTGTTTTCTCAGATGCTCCAAAGAACTTTAAAAGTTGAGATGAATACATTATCAGTAAAATCAGACCTAGATTTATTGATTTTGACTTAGAACAAAATAAGGATCCAGCTCAGCAAGAAGAAATGAATCAACAACAACCTCCTGCTGTTGAAAACATTCTACCTCCTTCAGTTCCAGTAGATGGTGAACCTGTTCCAACTAATCCTAAAGAATTGATTGAAAACATCCCTAGATACACACCTAAAGTAAGAGGATTGTATTCAACTTTATCTGCTAGCGCTTTTTTAAATAGATTTAATTCGTTTAATCGTAATAATAAATCAAGCAACTTCTTCTATTTTGAAAACCCAATTAATACTAGATTTAAATACGAAGTAACCGGATTATCAATGGATAATAGATCGTTATCTGCAACTGTTAAAATCCAAGATGCAGTAAAACCTGAAGTAACTGCTACATATACTAAAAAACTAGACACAATAAATTTATCTGGTGATTTGCAGAAGATTAATGAAAACAAAGAATTAGCATATCCAGTAATTCAGGAAACATTCCTTAGATTTTATAAATCAGTAGGTCTAGATGCAAAATTAAATTACGGTGATGCAACTAAACTATATGTTGAACCTCAAACAATTTTTCAAATGGTTTATCTAGCAATGAAATCAATTGAGAAAAGAGAGTTTAAAAACGACTTTAACATCATCTTAAGTAGAAGCATAGGTTTTAGTGCAGAACAAGCAACAAGCTATTTCCTTAACTTTTTAAGAAATCAAGTTGTTAATAGACAATTCTTATACTGACAACAGATAAGTGAGATGTATAAACGAATCTTTGTTGCTTTTATTAGAGACTTTAACAAAGAAGAATTAAAACCTAAATTATTAGAATTACTAAAAGAAAACAAAGTAACGCCTGATAAATTTAACCAATCATTCGCAGAAGCTAGAAGAAGATTATTAAAATTAGATTCTTTAGCTAAACAAACATTAGGTTCGCCGATTAATCATTTCAACAATTTAGTTACTGAAATTATTCAATTAAACAATATCTTAAAACCTTTTAACTTAGTTTATGATAAGATTTCAGATCAAAATAAAAATAATGCTGATGGCGAAAAAGATTTAACAGCTGCTCTTAAATCATTCTCTAGAGATATTGATAACATTCTAATAGATTCAAAAGCACGAACTAATCCATTCTTAATTATTCTTGTTATCTTCTTAGCATTAATATCTATTTCTTTATACGGGTTTTATTTCATGCAACTAGCATTTAATAAAACAAGACAAATCAATAAATTAAATAAACCTTTAATCATTACTGTTTTAACAATTGCATCAATTGCTTTAGTTTCAACCTTACTGATTGCATTAAAAATAATTGGAGTATTTTAA
- a CDS encoding MSC_0621 family F1-like ATPase epsilon subunit gives MAKQNFKTAPSEIEFIRFNNKFLTYKQGYFLLNVNQIDEWELIQDNSLISMENVFFKIYDPIEEDEDYYIIRSSFIKIENNKVTIYSDEKFTPFKLDYKFKVKKYDDKINEFNKKLSYYESKINLGLSFQELIDYNAVRKEKNYYSLIRNFNLVEKKVEKNEK, from the coding sequence ATGGCAAAACAAAATTTTAAAACAGCTCCATCTGAAATTGAATTCATTCGATTTAACAATAAATTCTTAACTTATAAACAAGGATATTTCTTGCTTAATGTTAATCAGATAGATGAATGAGAACTGATTCAAGATAATTCTCTAATCAGTATGGAAAATGTCTTTTTCAAAATTTATGACCCAATTGAAGAAGATGAAGATTATTACATTATTAGAAGTTCATTTATTAAGATTGAAAATAATAAGGTAACTATCTATAGTGATGAAAAATTCACCCCTTTCAAACTTGATTACAAATTTAAAGTTAAAAAATATGATGATAAAATAAATGAATTTAATAAAAAATTATCATATTATGAATCTAAAATTAATTTAGGTTTAAGCTTCCAAGAATTGATTGATTATAATGCGGTAAGGAAAGAAAAAAACTACTATTCCTTAATTCGTAACTTTAACCTAGTAGAGAAAAAGGTTGAAAAAAATGAAAAATAA